The Actinomyces wuliandei genome contains the following window.
CGTCATCTGTGGTCTCCTGTCTGTCCTACGTAGTTCCGTATGGTTCTGCGCGGCTCCACGTGGTCCCGCGCGGAACACGTGCGCCCCCCTGCTGTCCTGTCCCTGCCCGTCCGCTCCCTGCCCGTCAGCGCGGCAGGCCAGGTAGAAGTACTCATCCCCGCCGCCTCCTGGCGGCCGCCACCAGGACGCACATGAGGTAGGTGCCTCCGACCGCCCCCGTGGTCACTCCCACCGGCATCGAGGCCAGCAGCCTCTGGCTGACGACGTCAGAGCCCAGGAGCAGGAGCGCCCCCACCGCGCCCGTGACGTAGACCGGGGGGACCTCCGCGCGGGCCGTGAGACGAGCCAGGTGGGGCGAGACCAGGGCGACGAAGCCGACGGGGCCCACCGCCATGGTGACCAGGGCGACGAGCGCCGTCCCCAGGAGCACGAGCCTGGTGCGCAGGCGGCCCACCCGCGTCCCCAGCGCCGCAGCCAGGTCGTCGCCCAGCGGCAGCATCCGCGCCTGACGGGCCAGGGGGGCCAGGAGGGCCAGCACGGTCAGGACACCGAGGAAGGTCGGAACCACTACCGGCCACGTGGCTGCCGACAGCGTCCCGGTGGAGCTCCTCAGCGCCCCGAAGGCAGTGTCCTGGTCCACCCGCAGCAGCAGCCAGCGGTTGACCGAGGACAGCATCGAGCTGATGGCGATACCGGCCAGGACCAGCCGCATGCCAGCGAACCCTCCCCGTACGGAGAGCAGGAAGACCACCGTGCCCACGCCCAGCCCGCCCAGGAGGGAGGCCAGGGACACCGACAGCACCGACAGCGCCGTGCCGGGCAGGACCAAGACGCTGACCAGGATCCCGGTCTGCGCCCCCGTGGAGAAGCCGATGAGGTCGGGGGAGCCCAGGGGGTTCCTGGTCACGACCTGGAACAGCTGCCCGGCCACGCCCAGGGCCGCCCCCGCGACCACGCCCAGGGCGATCCGCGGCAGGCGCCACTGCAGCACGACGACCCGGTCCCCCCGGGAGCCTCCTCCGGTCAGGACCTCGCCTATCTGGGAGTAGTCCAGGGGGATGGCTCCTGTCCTCAGGGCCAGGACCGCAGTGGCCAGGCACAGGAGCGTCAGGACCGCACCTACCAGCAGGTGGCGGGGGGTCAGCAGCAGCGAGCACCCCGCCCGCCCGAGGCGTGGCAGCCTCAGCCACCAGTACCCTGCCACAGGGCGCCCGGACTCCTGGTAGGTCGCGCTCACAGCCGGGCGTCCTTGAGGCGCAGGACCATGACGAGCAGAACCGGCGAGCCGACGAAGGCTGTCAGGAGCCCCACCTGGATCTCGCCGGGACGGCTGATGACCCGCCCCACGACGTCGGCGGCCAGCACCAGGGAGGGGCCCATCAGGGCACTGAGGACGATGATCCACCCCCGGTGAGGCCCCATGAGCCAGGAGGCGGCCAGTGGCACGATAAGGCCCACGAAGCTGACAGGACCCGCAGCCGCCGTGGCCGCGCCGCACAGCAGCGTCAGGGATACCAGGCTGAGCGCACGCACCAGCGCCACCCTGGTTCCCAGGACTGCCGCGACGTCGTCGCCCAGGGACAGGTTGGTCAGTCCCCGGGAGCACGACAGGGCGATGAGCGTCCCGACGGCCACGACTGCGGCCAGGCCCCCCAGGGGGACGTCGGTGCGCAGCAGCGCGCCCGCGTCCCAGTAGCGGAAGCTGGCGAAGGTGCGAGGGCTGGACAGCAGGAGGGCCTGGATCGCGGCCGAGGCGGCGGCGGAGAAGGCGACCCCTACCAGGAGCAGGCGCACGGGCGAGGTCGCCGGGCCGCCGAGGGAGGCCACCAGGTAGACGACGACCGTGGCCGTCAGGGAGCCCGTGGCTGCCAGCCCGAGCTGCTCGGGCGCCGACGTCGCGCCCGTGAGCCAGGAGCCCAGGACCACGGCCAGCGAGGCCCCCGAGGTCACTCCCAGGAGCCCGGGCTCCGCCAGCGGGTTGCGGGTCACCGCCTGCATGAGCGCGCCGGCCACAGCCAGGGCCGTCCCCACCAGGAGCCCCAGGACGGTGCGCCGGGGACGCAGTGTGTTGACGATGACGGAGTCGTAGACGGAGGAGTCAGGATGAGTGAGGTGCTCCCAGGTCTCACCCAGTGTGAGGGCGGAGGAGCCCACGCTCACCGAGGCGAGCGCGCACACGACGACAAGAACCAGGGCGGCAAGGACCACCGCCAGCCGGAACGGCACGGACCGCGCCTGCCGAGGCCGCTGACCCTGCCGACTCAGGCGGCCCCGGCTGCAGCGGCGGCCAAGCTGGGCAGCCCGAGGGGACCGGGCCCCGAGCGGCTTGTCCTCTTCCGCGGCTCCCACGGCGCCCACCCGCAAGCCGCTCCCCGCTCCGCCCTCGACCACTCCAGGTTCCACCACCTTTACCAGGGGTACTTAGATGAGCTTAACCTAAGGTGTAGGGTGGCGTTGTGTCAATCACTTCTTCACCACCGCGTGACACGGAGAGACCCGGGGAGAGCCCCCACGTGACCGGCGGCCGCAGCCGTCTGGGCCCGGGCTGGACCCCGGTCCCCGCCGAGCTCGCCCGCCGCTACCGCCAGGACGGCTACTGGACCACGGACCTCCTGGGCGACGTCGCCCGCCCCACCGAGGGCACCCGGGACCGCCTGGCTGTCATCGACCCCCGTCACCGCTGGACCTACGCGCGCCTGGAGGAGGAGGTCGCCGCGCTGTGCCCCGGGTGGCAGGGCCTGGGCCTGCGCCCCGGGGACACAGTGGTGGTCCAGCTGCCCAACTGCGCCGAGTTCGTCGCCGTCCTGCTGTCGCTGTGGCGGGTCGGAGCGGTGCCTGTCATGAGCCTTCCCGCCCACAGGGCCAGCGAGATCACCGACTTCGCCCACCACGCCCGGGCACGCGCCTACGTCAGCTCCGAGCGCAGCGGTGACTTTGACCAGGTGGCGATGGGACGCCGGCTGCGCGCCGGTCTCCCGGACCTGGTCCACGTCGTCGTCCCCCAGCCGGCCCAGGACACCTCCGGGCCCGGGGAGACGCAGCACGGTACGAACGCCGGTGGTGCCGAGGGCGCCGGGGACGCCACCGACACCACTGGTACTCCCTCCGGTACCTCCTCCCCTGTCACCTACGAGGCGCTCAAGAGGTCCAGCCCCAGGAAGGCAGAGGGGGCGGACCTGGCCGCACCGAACCCCTTCGACGTCGCCCTGCTCCAGCTCTCCGGCGGATCAACAGGCACCCCCAAGCTTATCCCCCGCACGCACGCCGACTACCTCTACAGCGTGCGCGCCAGCGTCGGGCTGTGCGGGGTGGACCGCGACACCACCCTGCTGTGCGCACTGCCCTGCGCCCACAACTTCGCCATGAGCTCCGCAGGCATCCTGGGCCAGCTCCTGGCCGGGGGCAGCGTGGTCATGGCTCCCGACCCCTCCGCAGCCACCGCCTTCCGGCTCATTGAGCAGGAGAAGGTCACCCACGCCGCCCTGGTGCCGCCTATGGTGCTGCTGTGGCTGGCCCGGGCCGCCAAGACTGCCAAGGCCGCCAGGACCAGCAGGGACGAGACCGCCAGGTCGCCCGGGTCAGGGCGGCCCGCGGACGCCGTCGAGGCGGGCAGCGGGAGGCGGGGAGACCCCCTGGAGACCCTGCGCGTCCTGCACGTGGGCGGCTCACGGCTGCCGGAGGAGGTCGCCCGCCGGGTCCGGCCCGAGCTGGGGTGCCGCCTGCAGCAGGTCTTCGGCATGGCCGAGGGCCTGGTCTGCTACACCAGGCTCGACGACCCCGACGACGTCATCGTGTCCGCCCAGGGCCGCCCCCTCAGCCCCGCCGACGAGGTCCTCGTCGTCGACGACCAGGACCGGGAGGTGCCCGACGGCACAGCAGGGCACCTGCTGACCCGGGGGCCGTACACGATCCGCGGCTACTTCCGGGCTGCCGAGCACAACCGGGCCTCCTTCACCCCTGACGGCTTCTACCGGACCGGGGACGTGGTGGTGCGCGGCCCCGGGGGCAACCTACGTGTCGTAGGCAGGGCGAAGGAGCAGATCAACCGGGGCGGGGAGAAGATCGCCGCCGGGGACCTGGAGAACCACCTGCAGGCCCACCCCGACGTCTTCGAGGCGGCCGTCACCGGGGAGCCCGACCCCGTCCTGGGTGAGCGTATCGTCGCCCACCTCGTGCTCCGCCCTGACACCACCTCCCCGTGGCACCACCAGTCTCCGGCACAGGTCCTCACCGAGGTGCGCTCCTTCCTGCGCGAGCGCTCGGTGGCCACCTACAAGATGCCGGACAAGGTCCTGCTGGTCACGACACTGCCGCGTACCGCCGTAGGCAAGACCAGTGTCGCCCAGATCCGGGACCCTGGCGCCCAGCCTCCGGCAGCGCGGACTGCACCCGCCGCCCGGGACCGCAGGCGAGGGCTGGACCCGGACTTCCTGCCTGCGGTCCCGCCCCAGCGTCCCGACGCTGTCAGGCGGCTGCTGCACGACGGCCAGGACCTGGGGCACCTGCTGGCCCGGCTGGAGGCAGGCGGAGGCTACCTGGTGGAGGACGGGCCGGAGCCTGGCACCTGCACCGTGACGCTGGCCCGAGCGGTCGCCGACCCGCGCGAGACAGCCGTGGCCGTCTTCGACACCATCACCCACATGCACAAGGAGGACCTCTCCCCTTTCGTCCTGGGGCGCCACACCGTGCACGGGGTGCCGGTGCACGCCTCGGCCTTCGTGCTGCCCCGCGGGCTACGGGCCACGACCTCACTCCTGGTGGGACCCGACCTCGACCTTCACCTGGGCCGGGACCGGGAGGCCTGGGTCAGGGCGCTGCACCGGGCCGAGCCGCTGAGCACCAGGCACGAGGTGGTCAGGGTCGACGGGGCACGCTCCACCGTGATCAGCCTGCCGGGAGCCCTTCCCCAGCCCTTCGTCGCGCCCGCCACAGGTACCACCGGCACGCCATTCCCGAAGGGCCGCACGGTACGGGGCCGCGTCACCTCCTCGGTCCTGGGCCTGGACCTGGAGGTGTGGTGCCACCTTCCCGCCGCCCAGCACGGTCAGTCGCAGGCGCTCCTCATCGCCTCCGACGGCCAGGTCCTGACCAGCCACGTCCCCCTCCTGCCGTGCATGGACCGGCTCAACGCCTCAGGGCAGTCCCTGCCGGTCGCGGCCGTCCTCTTCTCGCCCGCGGACCCCCGGCGCCGACCCGAGGTGCTCGGCATGGTCCCGGAACTGGCGGACTGCCTGGCCACCGAGGTGCTGGCCTGGGCCGCCGAGCAGGCCGACCTGCCCCGCGACCCCGCCCGGCGCGCCGTCTCGGGAGCCTCCCTGGGCGGGCTGGCGGCAGCCGACCTCGTACGCCGACGCCCCGATCTCGTCTCCAACGCCATCGTCCAGTCAGGCGCCTTCTGGTGGCCGGCTGACGCCTGCGGAGAGCCGACACACGCCCAGCTGCGCCTGTGGCAGGATCACGTCGGCCCCAGCCGCCCTCCTGTCCGGGTGTTCCAGGAGGTCGGCACCATGGAGGGGCACCTGCTGGGATGCAACCGGCGCTTCCGCGACGTCCTGCGGGAGCGGGGCGTTGACCTCGCCTACCGGGAGTACGTCGGGGGGCACGACTACGCCTGCTGGCGGGGCGGGATCATCGACGGCCTCCTCCACTTCTTCCCCGGCCAGGACCTCAGCGGCCAGGACGCAGCCGCCGTCGAGGCAGGCGGCCCCCCGTCCTCAGCCGCTGCGGTCCTACCTGTCGACGCTGCCCCCGTCGGCGGCACCGACAGGGCAGTCAGCGGGACTCGGGTCAGCGGGGAGCGGGCATGACCAGCACCGGGCTGCCCCAGGCCATCGTGGTGACCGGCGCGTCCGGGGGTATCGGCTCCGCCGTGGTAGGTCTCCTGGCCTCCCGGGCGCAGGAGCACGGCGGAGCCACTGTCATCGGCACCGACCTGCACCCGCCGCACGACGGCTCCTGCCGCCCCGCAGGCAGCCAGGCGGACCGCCGAGCCACGCTCCCGCCCGCTACGGGCGCAGGCGGGACCGAGCCTGGTCCCGGGGTGCCAGCGCCTCAGGAAGCACCTCCGGAGGAGGGCGTGAGGTGGTGCGTCCTTGATGTCACCGACGCCGTGGGCGTCGAGGCGTTCTTCGAGCAGGTAACCCGCTCCTACAGGCTGCGCGCCGTCGTCCACGCCGCTGGCGTCCTGGTCCACGGCCCCGCGCTGGACACCCCGGCGGAGCAGGCCGCGCGGGTCATGGCCGTCAACGCCCTGGGAGCCGTCAACGTCTGCACAGCGGCGGCGCGCCACATGACCAGCCAGGACCCCGGGGACATCCCCGCCAGGACCCGCAGCCTGGTCACTGTCGCCTCCAACTCGGCGCTGCGTCCTCGCAGCGGCCTGGCCGCCTACAGCGCCTCCAAGGCGGCAGCCTCGCAGTTCACCCGCAGCCTGGGGCTCGAGCTCGGTCCTGCGGGGATCAGGTGCAACGTCGTGGCACCGGGAACCACACTGACCCCCATGGTCCGCGCCATGTGGGCGGGGCAGGACCGCCGCGCCCAGACCGTGAGGGGTGCACCAGAAGCCTTCCAGCCCGGTATCCCTCTGGGACGTGTCGGTGAGCCTGCCGACGTCGCCCACACAGTAGCGTTCCTGGTCTCGGAGGGGGCACGTCATATCACCCTGGCCGAGCTGGCGGTTGACGGAGGGACGAGCCAACGATGACGACCAGCCTGCCGCAGCCCGCGCGCACGGACGACCCCCCTGAGCCCCTGCCCGACTTCCTCCTCGCCTCGCGGCACTGGGAGATGCGCGCCCAGGGAGGGCGGCTCCTCCAGCCGGTCCTGGCCCCAGACCCCCGGTCGGTGGTCTCTGACCTGCTTGCCGTGCTGCGTCACGCAGAGGAGGAGGCCGGCCAGGCCCACGTGCTGTGCGGGCTCATCCCCTTCGACCTGTCAGAGCCTGCCCACCTGCGAGTCACCAGCTCGGTGTCCTGGCGCCCCCGCCGCTGGAGCACGCCGAGCCCCGCCCCCCAGGACCCGCCAGCCCTGCCGGGGCACGGCGGCCAGGTACCGCGCCCGCCGCAGGACAGTCCCCTGGCAGCCTTGACCGACACCCCTGCCACCGGCGCCGCTCTGACCGGTGGCACCCTCGCCGAGGCTGCCACCGGCCTCACAGACACCGGCGTCACCGACACGGGCCTCACAGACACCGTCTTCATGGACAACGTCCGCACGGTCCTGGACCTCCTCGGGCACGAGGGCCTCCAGAAGGTCGTTCTGTCCCGGTGGGTCGATGTCGCGCTGCCCGACTCCCTCGACCCTGCCCGGCTTGCCTCGTGCCTTGTGGGCCGTCTCATGACGGACAGGCACCGGGACGCGGACGTCTACTGCGCCACTGACGTCCAGGGCCGGACCTGGCTGGGCGCGTCCCCGGAGGTAGTGGCAGACACGCGGGACGGTCTCTTCCTCACCGCCCCCCTGGCCGGGTCGCTGCCGCGCAGTGTCGAGCGCACGCAGGCCGTGGCGCGCCTGACGGGCTCCCCCAAGGAGATGAGAGAGCACGCTCTCGTCGTTGACCAGGTCGCAGCCACCCTGGGCGATGTCGTGGACGACCTTCAGGTCCCATCCGCCCCCTCCCTGCTGGCCACGGACACAATGTGGCACCTGGGCACCCGGGTCACCGGCCGACTGAGGCCCGGCGTCTCCTGCCTGGACGCGGCCCTGTCCCTCCACCCCACGCCAGCCGTGTGCGGGGTACCGACCGCCCGGGCCGCAGAGGTGATCCGCTCCCTGGAGGGGCGCAGCCGCGAGCTCTACTCCGGGCTGGTGGGCTGGACCGACTCCAGCGGGGACGGGCGCTGGTCTCTGGTCATCCGCGGGGCCTGCCTGTCGCGCCAGCACCTGAGGGTCCAGGCGGGAGCAGGCATCGTCGAGGGGTCCTCCCCCGAGCGGGAGCACGCAGAGACCGCAGCCAAGCTGTCAACCATGCTCAGTACGCTCAGCCACCTGGACCACCTCAACGGCGCACCGGCTCCTTCGGACGCGCTGGACAGCCCTAGACAGCCCCTCAGATAGCCTCAGCACCGCCCACCCCTGCCGCACAGTACTGGCGAGCCAGTACCGACGTAGCCCGGCCGCACGTACCAGGAAGACCAAGGGTGCTGGGACCTCTTGGCACAAGGGGTCCCAGCACCCAGGCTCAGCTCACTGGCTCAACTCACTGCCTGCGGCGGCGCAGCAGAAGGCTGCCGCCGCCAATCGCCGCCAGGGCGGCGACAGCGGGAAGCAGGAGCGCAGCACCGGTCCTGGCCAGCGACCCTGCCACAGAGCTGCCACCCGGCGACGGGCTCGCACTGGCGGGAACCTCCGAGGACTCCGAGGGCGCTGTCGCGGAGCCGCTTGTGGCCACGGTGGAGGGCTCGGTGCTGGGTTCCCCACTGGGCTGCGGTGCCGGGCTCTCGCTGGGCAGCGGCGTCGAGTCCTGGCTCGGGTCCTCACTGGGCTGCGGTGCCGGGCTCTCGCTGGGCTCCGGTGTCGGCTCGACATCCCGGGTGTAGGTGTTGGTGACGGTCAGCTCCTCCACGGCGTCCTGGGTGGTGATCGTGACAGCCTGGTCCTCTGGGACCTCCAGGGTGTAGCCGTCGACCTGGGCGGAGTCAGCGTCCTCAGACAGCGTGCACTCCGTACCCAGCGGCAGGGCCGGACTGGTCACCGTCATGCCCGCAGGCACGGTGACCTCGTCGCTGACCACCCCCTCATCAGCACCACCCTCGGCGTCAGCGGCGTCCTCGGGAAGGGTGCAGGTGTAGGTGACGAGGTAGTCCCTGGGCGCAGCCTGCGCGTCGGGGTCCCCAGGGCCTTCGGTGCCCTCAGCATCCTCCTCCAGACCCTCGACGACCTTGGTCACGGAGAAGGAACCTCGGTGCAGGGTGTAGGTGTTGGTGGCCACCACGGCCACCATGCCGCCGTCAGTCACGGCGAAGGAGGTCTCCTCAGCCGCGACTGGCTCCCCGCCCACGACCACCTGGGTGAGCAGGTCCGTCCCCTCCACGGAGGCGTCCTCCTCGCTGACGGTGCAGCGGCCCACCGGGACGTCACTGACGACGGCACTGCCAGCGTCGACGGTCTCCACCGTGCCGGTGGTCGCGCTCCCGTCAGTGCCGGTGCAGGTGTAGGTGAAGGAGAAGCTCTGCGGCGCCCGAGCAGCCCCGTCCCCATCCACGGCCTTGCTCACCGCGAAGGAACCGGTCTGACGGGTGTAGGCGTTGGTTAGGGTCAGCGCCGTCTCCTGGTCACGGGCCTCCACCGTCACCGTCTGGTCCTCCGGGGCGGTCAGGGTGTACCCGGCCAGGGAGGCGGAGGCGGTGTCCTCGCTGACAGTGCACTCGGCGCCCACCGGCACCTGCGGGCCGGAGACGGACTGCCCGTCCGCCCCGATCGCGAGCATGCCCGTACTGCCGTCCGTGCAGGTGTAGGTGACGCCGAACTCCTTGTCGGACAGGTCCGCCTCCTCAGCACCGGTGACCTCCTTGGCCACAGAGAAGCCTCCGCGGTGCACCGTGTAGTCGTTGGTGGCCTGGACCACTGCGGTGGCCCCGTCGGCGACGTCGAAGGTGACCTCGCCGTCAACCTCCTCCCCGTCCACGCTCCAGGTGGTGGTGAGGTCCGCTCCGTCCACGGAGGCGTCGGCCTCGCTCACGGTGCAGCTGCCCACCGGCACGTCAGTGACCGCTGTGGTGGCGCCGGAGACCAGCTCGACCGTGTCCGTGGTCGTGGTTCCGTTACCCCCGGTGCAGGTGTAGGTGAAGACGTAGGTCTGGGAGTCAGCCAGGCCGGCGCCGTCACCGGTGACCTCCTTGGAGATCTGAAAGCCACCGGTCAGCGCCGTGTAGGCGTTGACGACGCTGACCTCGGAGGTGGTGTCCTTGGCGATCGTCAGCTGGGAGCCCTCGGTGCCGTCAACCGTGATGAGGGTGGAGACGTTGTAGCCGTCGCGCTGAGTGGTCTCCTCCGGCTCGCTGACGCTGCAGGTGGTCCCTACCGGCAGGGTGGGGCCACCGACAGCGGAACCGCCACCGGTCACCTGGAGGGTGCCGGAGACCTCCTCGCCCTCTGGCGTGGTGCAGGTGTAGCCGATGTCAAAGGTGTCGGTCAGGAAGGGGACATCCTCAGGGCCGACCTGCTTGGCCACTGAGAAGGTCCCGGTGTGGCGGGTGTAGGCGTTGGTGAAGGCCGCCTCGGTCACCGCCTCCTCGGAGGGGAGGACCGTCACGGTCACCGGGTCGGGAGCTGCCAGGTCATAGCCGTCCATGGCTGCGGCGTCCACATCCTCGGTGACGGTGCACTCCGTGCCTGCGGGGATGGTGGCATCCGCCTCGACGGGGGTCCCGTCCCCGGGGACGTTGCTGATGGTGCCCGTGAGGCCCCCACAGGTGTAGCTGTAGGAGTAGGTCCTGGGGGCGGCTGACTCCAGGCCGGTGACGGTCTTGGCCACCGCCAGGGTGCCCGGCTTGTAGTCTGCGGTGTTGGTCAGGCCCAGCGCCGTGGAGGTCCGGTTGCCCACGGTGAAGGTGTCTGTCACCCGGTTGCCGATCCGGAACACCGGGTCGCCCCACTGGTAGGCGGAGGCGTCCGGGGAGGCGGTAGCCGGGTCCTCAGTGAGGGTGATCTGGGTCCCTGCGGGGAAGGAGCCCGGGTAGACCGTCACCTTCCCCATGGTCACCGTCAGGGTGGTGGTGCCGGTGAGGCCGTCATCGGCCAGGGTGCCTGGCGGGGTCCAGCCGGTGTACTCGCTGGCGGCCTGGGGCAGGGTGTAGGCCACGTCCACGTCAAAGGTGGTGCCAGCAGCGATCTCGTCGAGGGCCTGGCCGTCCAGGTACTTGGTGATCTCGAAGCCGCCGAAGCCATTGGCCAGCTCGACGGCGATCTTGAAGGAGTCGGTGTAGTAGCGCTCGGCGTTGGCTGTGACGTCAGCGCCCTCCAGGGTGACGGAGTTGCGGTAGATCACGCCCTCCACGGCCGTTCCGCTGTTGATGCTCGCTGGTGCGCTGAGGCTGTAGTTCGTGTCCGGCTGGAAGATGCCGGTGATCGTCATGGTGGCCACGGTGGCGTCGTCGTTGAACTCGACGGTGTAGGTGAAGTCCTCACCCGGCGAGTT
Protein-coding sequences here:
- a CDS encoding FecCD family ABC transporter permease; this encodes MSATYQESGRPVAGYWWLRLPRLGRAGCSLLLTPRHLLVGAVLTLLCLATAVLALRTGAIPLDYSQIGEVLTGGGSRGDRVVVLQWRLPRIALGVVAGAALGVAGQLFQVVTRNPLGSPDLIGFSTGAQTGILVSVLVLPGTALSVLSVSLASLLGGLGVGTVVFLLSVRGGFAGMRLVLAGIAISSMLSSVNRWLLLRVDQDTAFGALRSSTGTLSAATWPVVVPTFLGVLTVLALLAPLARQARMLPLGDDLAAALGTRVGRLRTRLVLLGTALVALVTMAVGPVGFVALVSPHLARLTARAEVPPVYVTGAVGALLLLGSDVVSQRLLASMPVGVTTGAVGGTYLMCVLVAAARRRRG
- a CDS encoding FecCD family ABC transporter permease, which produces MPFRLAVVLAALVLVVVCALASVSVGSSALTLGETWEHLTHPDSSVYDSVIVNTLRPRRTVLGLLVGTALAVAGALMQAVTRNPLAEPGLLGVTSGASLAVVLGSWLTGATSAPEQLGLAATGSLTATVVVYLVASLGGPATSPVRLLLVGVAFSAAASAAIQALLLSSPRTFASFRYWDAGALLRTDVPLGGLAAVVAVGTLIALSCSRGLTNLSLGDDVAAVLGTRVALVRALSLVSLTLLCGAATAAAGPVSFVGLIVPLAASWLMGPHRGWIIVLSALMGPSLVLAADVVGRVISRPGEIQVGLLTAFVGSPVLLVMVLRLKDARL
- a CDS encoding AMP-binding protein, whose amino-acid sequence is MSITSSPPRDTERPGESPHVTGGRSRLGPGWTPVPAELARRYRQDGYWTTDLLGDVARPTEGTRDRLAVIDPRHRWTYARLEEEVAALCPGWQGLGLRPGDTVVVQLPNCAEFVAVLLSLWRVGAVPVMSLPAHRASEITDFAHHARARAYVSSERSGDFDQVAMGRRLRAGLPDLVHVVVPQPAQDTSGPGETQHGTNAGGAEGAGDATDTTGTPSGTSSPVTYEALKRSSPRKAEGADLAAPNPFDVALLQLSGGSTGTPKLIPRTHADYLYSVRASVGLCGVDRDTTLLCALPCAHNFAMSSAGILGQLLAGGSVVMAPDPSAATAFRLIEQEKVTHAALVPPMVLLWLARAAKTAKAARTSRDETARSPGSGRPADAVEAGSGRRGDPLETLRVLHVGGSRLPEEVARRVRPELGCRLQQVFGMAEGLVCYTRLDDPDDVIVSAQGRPLSPADEVLVVDDQDREVPDGTAGHLLTRGPYTIRGYFRAAEHNRASFTPDGFYRTGDVVVRGPGGNLRVVGRAKEQINRGGEKIAAGDLENHLQAHPDVFEAAVTGEPDPVLGERIVAHLVLRPDTTSPWHHQSPAQVLTEVRSFLRERSVATYKMPDKVLLVTTLPRTAVGKTSVAQIRDPGAQPPAARTAPAARDRRRGLDPDFLPAVPPQRPDAVRRLLHDGQDLGHLLARLEAGGGYLVEDGPEPGTCTVTLARAVADPRETAVAVFDTITHMHKEDLSPFVLGRHTVHGVPVHASAFVLPRGLRATTSLLVGPDLDLHLGRDREAWVRALHRAEPLSTRHEVVRVDGARSTVISLPGALPQPFVAPATGTTGTPFPKGRTVRGRVTSSVLGLDLEVWCHLPAAQHGQSQALLIASDGQVLTSHVPLLPCMDRLNASGQSLPVAAVLFSPADPRRRPEVLGMVPELADCLATEVLAWAAEQADLPRDPARRAVSGASLGGLAAADLVRRRPDLVSNAIVQSGAFWWPADACGEPTHAQLRLWQDHVGPSRPPVRVFQEVGTMEGHLLGCNRRFRDVLRERGVDLAYREYVGGHDYACWRGGIIDGLLHFFPGQDLSGQDAAAVEAGGPPSSAAAVLPVDAAPVGGTDRAVSGTRVSGERA
- a CDS encoding SDR family oxidoreductase, with protein sequence MTSTGLPQAIVVTGASGGIGSAVVGLLASRAQEHGGATVIGTDLHPPHDGSCRPAGSQADRRATLPPATGAGGTEPGPGVPAPQEAPPEEGVRWCVLDVTDAVGVEAFFEQVTRSYRLRAVVHAAGVLVHGPALDTPAEQAARVMAVNALGAVNVCTAAARHMTSQDPGDIPARTRSLVTVASNSALRPRSGLAAYSASKAAASQFTRSLGLELGPAGIRCNVVAPGTTLTPMVRAMWAGQDRRAQTVRGAPEAFQPGIPLGRVGEPADVAHTVAFLVSEGARHITLAELAVDGGTSQR
- a CDS encoding isochorismate synthase — its product is MTTSLPQPARTDDPPEPLPDFLLASRHWEMRAQGGRLLQPVLAPDPRSVVSDLLAVLRHAEEEAGQAHVLCGLIPFDLSEPAHLRVTSSVSWRPRRWSTPSPAPQDPPALPGHGGQVPRPPQDSPLAALTDTPATGAALTGGTLAEAATGLTDTGVTDTGLTDTVFMDNVRTVLDLLGHEGLQKVVLSRWVDVALPDSLDPARLASCLVGRLMTDRHRDADVYCATDVQGRTWLGASPEVVADTRDGLFLTAPLAGSLPRSVERTQAVARLTGSPKEMREHALVVDQVAATLGDVVDDLQVPSAPSLLATDTMWHLGTRVTGRLRPGVSCLDAALSLHPTPAVCGVPTARAAEVIRSLEGRSRELYSGLVGWTDSSGDGRWSLVIRGACLSRQHLRVQAGAGIVEGSSPEREHAETAAKLSTMLSTLSHLDHLNGAPAPSDALDSPRQPLR
- a CDS encoding DUF5979 domain-containing protein, with product MRISSLRVSPSQPVARPRAVARGVAACLLALALLLTMLTALTAPARAAQNLDIDVTVTSLDKSDANGNVQSGFLRVGDVAKLAFTWDAGDTDVSSGDYFSIDLGNAFRNREYPRTNPMTVTVGGQQVTIGSCQLQEHTITCTFNDEVETIKEQGGSLLRGSGEALLIAAQVVEAETVDMDLNGTTTAVDLPGTGGILPQAQPTYRPAAFSKVATPLAATSTTVPWSITMGAAHLESVLPGFVADGTTESTVVLTEEAGPGQAFVTNLNSWVFRRASSAESATSLNLVNAAGRVYNSPGEDFTYTVEFNDDATVATMTITGIFQPDTNYSLSAPASINSGTAVEGVIYRNSVTLEGADVTANAERYYTDSFKIAVELANGFGGFEITKYLDGQALDEIAAGTTFDVDVAYTLPQAASEYTGWTPPGTLADDGLTGTTTLTVTMGKVTVYPGSFPAGTQITLTEDPATASPDASAYQWGDPVFRIGNRVTDTFTVGNRTSTALGLTNTADYKPGTLAVAKTVTGLESAAPRTYSYSYTCGGLTGTISNVPGDGTPVEADATIPAGTECTVTEDVDAAAMDGYDLAAPDPVTVTVLPSEEAVTEAAFTNAYTRHTGTFSVAKQVGPEDVPFLTDTFDIGYTCTTPEGEEVSGTLQVTGGGSAVGGPTLPVGTTCSVSEPEETTQRDGYNVSTLITVDGTEGSQLTIAKDTTSEVSVVNAYTALTGGFQISKEVTGDGAGLADSQTYVFTYTCTGGNGTTTTDTVELVSGATTAVTDVPVGSCTVSEADASVDGADLTTTWSVDGEEVDGEVTFDVADGATAVVQATNDYTVHRGGFSVAKEVTGAEEADLSDKEFGVTYTCTDGSTGMLAIGADGQSVSGPQVPVGAECTVSEDTASASLAGYTLTAPEDQTVTVEARDQETALTLTNAYTRQTGSFAVSKAVDGDGAARAPQSFSFTYTCTGTDGSATTGTVETVDAGSAVVSDVPVGRCTVSEEDASVEGTDLLTQVVVGGEPVAAEETSFAVTDGGMVAVVATNTYTLHRGSFSVTKVVEGLEEDAEGTEGPGDPDAQAAPRDYLVTYTCTLPEDAADAEGGADEGVVSDEVTVPAGMTVTSPALPLGTECTLSEDADSAQVDGYTLEVPEDQAVTITTQDAVEELTVTNTYTRDVEPTPEPSESPAPQPSEDPSQDSTPLPSESPAPQPSGEPSTEPSTVATSGSATAPSESSEVPASASPSPGGSSVAGSLARTGAALLLPAVAALAAIGGGSLLLRRRRQ